TTTTTGCAAAAGATTTGTCACGAGTGATTCCGGCGTTATTCACAAGGATATCCACAGCCCATGGCAAAGAGGCCGCCGCTTTCGTAACGGAGTCGCGATTCGTAACATCCACTTGCGTCGTGTGCACCTGCGCACCGTACTTAGCAAATTCTGTTTTTGCTGTCTGCAAAGCCTGCTCAGAATAATCCCAGATAGAAACGTTTCCGCCGGCCTCTAGAAATTTTTGGGTGATTTGAAAACCGATACCTGCGGCACCGCCGGTAACGATCGCATTTTTATTTTTGAAATTAAAAGTAATATTTGTCATTAAATGGGCTTACCCCAGTGAGCCCCTACCCCGTCAAAGGAAATCGCACTTTTTCGCTCTGTGAATAGAGTATTTGCACTAAATTTCTTTTCTTGCCAAATCGACAAAATGGTTTGTAGATGAGCCCATTTGCAAAGGATAAAACGATGAGCAAAAGAACCGCGACAATCGTAGGGACCGGGATGTACGCGCCAGAACGCGTGATTTCCAATCAGTATTTTAACGATCTCTATAAGAAGGACATCGGCACTTTTTTAAGTGAGAGCCGCAACATTCGCGAGCGACGTTGGATGGACAAAGATCAACGCACTTCAGATCTTATCCTGCCTGCTGCGGAAGAGGCGATGAAGAATGCCGGCATCACGGCCAAAGATTTGGATCTTATCATCGTGTCCACCGACACTCCTGATTATCTTTCTCCATCCACGGCATCGGTCGTCGCCTATCGCATGGGCGCTGTGAATGCCGGCACTTACGACATTAACACGGCCTGCGCGGGTTTCGTGGTTGGCTGTGATATCGCCTCCAAATACATTGCCGCAGACGAAAAGTACAAAAACATTCTCGTCGTCGGCGCTTATGGCATGAGTAAATATCTGAACTTCGACGATTACAAAATTGCTTCCCTATTTGCTGACGGCGCTGGAGCTGTGGTGATTCAACCGGCGAAAGATACTCGTGGCTTTATTGACAGCCAAATGTACACCGACGGTCAATATCACGACTACATGGGAATTTACGCTGGCGGAACGGCCCAGCCTGTGACTCATGAGGTGATCGAAAATAAAGGTCATCTATTGGCTTTCCCTAAGCGTATTCCGCCTGAAACAAATGGCATTCACTGGCCACGTTTGACGAACATGCTTCTGGATCGTTTGCACATGAAGCCTGATGACATCAATCACTTCTTTATTACGCAGTTTAACGTTCAAAGCATTTATGAAACTCTGGATAAACTGAACTTGCCTCGCGAACGCGCGCATTACGTTATGGACCGTTTCGGCTATACGGGATCAGCTTCGATCGGAATGGCGATTGCGGATGCCGCTCGCCAAAAGAAAATGAAAAAAGGTGATATGGTCTTTATGTTGGGTTCTGGCGGTGGTATGAGCATGGCGGCCTTGGCTCTTGAATGGGGATACGACACATAATGGAACTGGATTGGCTAAAACGATGGAAGCTTTATTCGCCTCATAATATCGCTATCAAAGATGGCGATACCGGGCGTGAATTTTCTTACGCTAAACTTTTTGATTTGGCCAATCGCGGAGCCCACTATCTGCACAACCAATTTGGCATTCGCAAAGGGGACCGCGTTGCGGTCCTGGCCATGAACGAATTGGAATACGTTTTTCTATTCTTCGCTTTGCAACGCTTAGGCGCCATTATGGTGCCCGTAAATTTCCGACTGACCCAACGGGAAGTAGATCACATTATCAGCGATTCTTCGCCAAAGTTGGTACTATTCCAAGAAGCGTATCGCAGCATCGTCGAAAATCTTCCTACCTCCTTGAAACCGGAACTCCTGAAACTGCAAGGCGACAATAGTTTTGCCAGCTTTCTTGAATCCAGCTCAGCCGTCGAAGATTACTCTTTCACATCTCAGGAAAATGATCCTGTGATGATCATGTACACATCCGGAACGACGGGCGCTCCCAAAGGGGCGATCCTGACTTACAAGATGCTTTTCTGGAACTCGATTAATACCACTTTACGACTGAACATTTCCCAGAACGACTGTACGGTGATCTTTTTACCGTTCTTCCACACCGGCGGCTGGAATGTCTTAACGACTCCTTTCATTCATCGCGGGGCCAAGGTCGTATTTCTGAAAAAGTTCGACGCTGATCAGATCCTCAGCTTGAGTGCCCAAGAAAAAGCGACTTTGCTTTTCGGCGTTCCGACAACAATGGACATGATGGCGCGCTCTCCTTTATTCGACCAAGTGGATTTATCAAATATTCGTTACGCCATTGTGGGTGGCGAACCGATGCCAATCGAATTGATTCGTATCTGGGACAAAAAAGGCATTCCTGTACGGCAAGGCTATGGCTTAACCGAGTTCGGCCCGAATGTTTTTTCATTGAACGAAGAAGATGCGCTTAGAAAAATCGGCTCTATTGGTTTCCCAAATTTCTACATTGAAGCCAAAGTCGTCGACATGGAAGGCAAAGAACTTAAAGACAACGAAGTCGGCGAGTTGATCTTGCGTGGCCCGATGTGCATGCAAGGCTACTGGCATAACGAAAAAGCGACGCAGGAAACAATCAAAGAGGGTTGGCTTTATTCAGGTGACCTAGTCCGCCGCGATTCCGAAGGTTACTACTATGTCGTTGGACGTAAAAAAGACATGTTCATTTCTGGTGGAGAAAACGTATATCCTCCTGAAATTGAACAGATTCTTCGCGCGCATCCGGCTGTATTAGAAGCCGCCGTTATCGGTGTTCCCGATGAAAAGTGGGGCGAGGTAGGTAAAGCTTTCGTTGTGTCCAAACAAAGTGACCTGACCGCCGAAGATCTGCATCAACATTGTATTAGAAATCTTGCGAAATTCAAAATCCCTAAACATTTTGTGTTTTTACCTGCTCTACCCAAGGGTGATAGCGGCAAGATTCTAAAGCGCAAGTTGGTTGAATTGGCCCCCAACTGACGTTCGGTCGATAATATCATTCCAAATATGCATTGCACTTTTGGGCGCAATGGCGTTTATATCGGCCATCTCGGAGGATTCCTATGAAGAAGTTTTTTGGCTTCCTGTTTATGGCAACGCTATCCCTATCGGCTCAAGCGGATCAATTTTTTGTTGGTGGTCGCGACTTCTATGACCTGATGGAGCAGTACAACCAAGTTTGCACCGATATTTGCAAAAAGCCTTTCTATCACACAGTCGTTTACCGTGACGGACAAACATCTGCGCTGTTGACCAACAACGATTTAACCGCTTTGAAAAAAATCATGATTCAACAGTCCAACATCTGGGCAGATACGATCCTTGAAGGTGATTATCACGCAGAAGGCAATACTCGTTTGGATGAAGTTGTGGCTATTTTCAAGTCAGCAAAACTTGTGGGCTATAAGATCACTTACTCTGAGCGCGCCTGGGATATCGGCAGCTGTGATTATGATTATGAAGACGAAAGCGAAGATAAGTTTGCGGGCTGCACAGAAGGGCGCATTTCAGAACGTTCCTTCGTTAATACGGATTTCAAAACATATTTCCGTGATGATAACGCCATGGCGGAATTTTTCGATTAAACTCGACCTTTGCAGGAGGCTGAAAAGCCTCCTTTTTTGTTCTCAGATCTTTCTTAAGATTTAATAAAATTTCTTGTCTCAATTTTAGAAATTATCCAGATAAATCTAAACTTTTGCTATAGATAGCCGAACAACACTGAATGAAACGTCGATCCGTTTTATTCGCATTGTTTTTTCTTGTATCTGCATGCACGAGTGCGAAACGCACCCCGAGTTCAGTTGTTTATGACGATCAACGCGTCAATCGCATTCAAGAGATTGATCTGGAGCTTTCGAAATTTTGGAATAATGACTGGAAAGGAAATCAACAGTTTTTCCAATCCAAAGAGGGCCTGAACGCGCCACAAGCTTTCGACGGACGACTGTACCAAGACCCGCAAGTGCGCGATCAAATCGACCGTCTTTGGCGCGCCCGTCAACATGAGGTCGATGTTCTTTCCTCCAAACTTTCTTTGCGTGAATGGGACGGCTTAGGCCCTTGGTTTTCCGCTTCCTTCCGTTCGCCCCTGTTCAACAAGGAAGAAATTGTTGAGATCACAAATCCAAAAGAGTATTTGAATGAAGATATTCAAATCAACAATCCCTTCCCTTTAGAACACAACTTCTATTCTTCCTATTCGTTGCGGCTGATGAATAATCTTCCCGTGGAAAACTCTCCCTTTGCGACTGAAAATGATGAACGAGGACAGAAGTATCTAAAAGCCCGACTGGACTGTGACGGCGATATTATCTATCAATCAGGCTTTTTATTTTTCCAGAAAGAAACCCGCAGCCCGGTTTATGAATTCAATTGGTATTACAACAAGCATAATGGACAAAAAATTTCCGTTCGTTT
The window above is part of the Bdellovibrio sp. ArHS genome. Proteins encoded here:
- a CDS encoding ketoacyl-ACP synthase III; the protein is MSKRTATIVGTGMYAPERVISNQYFNDLYKKDIGTFLSESRNIRERRWMDKDQRTSDLILPAAEEAMKNAGITAKDLDLIIVSTDTPDYLSPSTASVVAYRMGAVNAGTYDINTACAGFVVGCDIASKYIAADEKYKNILVVGAYGMSKYLNFDDYKIASLFADGAGAVVIQPAKDTRGFIDSQMYTDGQYHDYMGIYAGGTAQPVTHEVIENKGHLLAFPKRIPPETNGIHWPRLTNMLLDRLHMKPDDINHFFITQFNVQSIYETLDKLNLPRERAHYVMDRFGYTGSASIGMAIADAARQKKMKKGDMVFMLGSGGGMSMAALALEWGYDT
- a CDS encoding long-chain fatty acid--CoA ligase, with amino-acid sequence MELDWLKRWKLYSPHNIAIKDGDTGREFSYAKLFDLANRGAHYLHNQFGIRKGDRVAVLAMNELEYVFLFFALQRLGAIMVPVNFRLTQREVDHIISDSSPKLVLFQEAYRSIVENLPTSLKPELLKLQGDNSFASFLESSSAVEDYSFTSQENDPVMIMYTSGTTGAPKGAILTYKMLFWNSINTTLRLNISQNDCTVIFLPFFHTGGWNVLTTPFIHRGAKVVFLKKFDADQILSLSAQEKATLLFGVPTTMDMMARSPLFDQVDLSNIRYAIVGGEPMPIELIRIWDKKGIPVRQGYGLTEFGPNVFSLNEEDALRKIGSIGFPNFYIEAKVVDMEGKELKDNEVGELILRGPMCMQGYWHNEKATQETIKEGWLYSGDLVRRDSEGYYYVVGRKKDMFISGGENVYPPEIEQILRAHPAVLEAAVIGVPDEKWGEVGKAFVVSKQSDLTAEDLHQHCIRNLAKFKIPKHFVFLPALPKGDSGKILKRKLVELAPN